Genomic segment of Verrucomicrobium sp.:
GGCCGGGCGACCGGCGGCGACGGGCCGATGGTCCCCGTCCTGGCGCGCGCGGCCGCGGCGGCCGGCGTCGACGGCTTCTTCCTGGAAACCCACCCGGAGCCGCTCAAGTCCCCCTCTGACGGGCCGAACATGATTCCGCTTGCCCAGATGGAGCCGCTTTTGCGTAAACTCACCGCCATCAATGAATTGGCGCGGGACTAAAAAAGCCGCCTTCCTTGCCGCTTTCCTGGCGGCCTCCCTTTCCATCGTCCGGGCGGCCAATCCCACCATGCCGAACAACCCCGGCGAGGGGTTCAACTCGATGCCCCTCGGCTCGGTCGTAAAGGGCTTCGTCATGCCGCAGCGCGGGCCGACGGGCGACCTCCAGTCGACCCTCAACGGGGAAGAGGCCCGCGTCCTCTCCCCGGACCGCATCGTCATCACGGGCCTGAAGGTCGACCTCTACGAGGCGGGCGGCACCCGCGTCGGCACGGTCATCACCGCGCCGCGCTGCGATTTCTGGACCGTGGAGCGCCGCCTGAGCGGGCACGAGGGGGTCGAGATCGAGCGGCCCGACGCCCGCATCACCGCCGACGCCGTCGACTGGGATTTAAAGACCCAGGTCGCCCTCCTGCACCAGCGCGTCCGCGTCGTCCTGCCCAAGATCAGCCTGGGCACGCCTACTCCCGCCCCTTCCCAACCTTAATCCTATGCGCATCCTCCTTCTTTCCCTTCTTCTCCCGGTCCTGGCCCTGGCCCAGGCGCCCGCTCCCGCGCCCGCGCCGGACGGTTCCACGGTCGTCACCTCCGACCTCTTCCGCCTCGACCAGACGAAGCACGAGGGGGTCTTTACCGGCAACGTCCTGGTCACCTCCAAGGATTTCCGCATGACCACGCGGGAGCTGACCGTTTACTTCGCCACCGCCACGGAGAAGGCGGGGGCGGGCGGCCAGCCCGCCAGCAAGGTGGAGCGCCTGGTGGCCCGCGGCGACGTGCAAATCCAGGCGGGTCCCCGCACCGCCACCGGCGCGCAGGCCGACTACACGCTGGCCGACGATAAGATGGTCCTGACCGGCAACCCGCAGGTGACGCAGAATCACGACACGATCACGGGCACCACCATCACCCTCTACCGTACGGCCAACCGGATGGAAGTCGACGGCCGGAGCCGCGTGGTGCTGACGGGCATGGACGGCGCGGCCGCGCCGAAGAAGACGCCCGCTTCCCAGGACAATAGTAACGACTAAGCCGCGTC
This window contains:
- a CDS encoding LptA/OstA family protein, giving the protein MRILLLSLLLPVLALAQAPAPAPAPDGSTVVTSDLFRLDQTKHEGVFTGNVLVTSKDFRMTTRELTVYFATATEKAGAGGQPASKVERLVARGDVQIQAGPRTATGAQADYTLADDKMVLTGNPQVTQNHDTITGTTITLYRTANRMEVDGRSRVVLTGMDGAAAPKKTPASQDNSND